From a single Paramisgurnus dabryanus chromosome 17, PD_genome_1.1, whole genome shotgun sequence genomic region:
- the LOC135778207 gene encoding uncharacterized protein has protein sequence MSLKYKLGNYRSKLRSAGCHEVGINKKRGGDGEDHRKSLKKAKRGEVNYLPDHPTGQSDDTLEEERLILVEELKKRNKNETLISQKMNLTFSLRRQEVVEVGPMVSEMLERWPALFLSNEIGYEFKRITNVDLLDKFRLSLHQHTPQLLKLYRARQGAFGKEMEDLLNRLDQQTSNIVNHRKQTVLEGLPLFLREDPSALLKKCLDTSPIDRQTRGIKMGILAITEDDVASSELPTFQNFAIVLEEAIVLKDIPDLPSAVSYLFGLVFALNFEYPKELKYTFEVIEKVFMEMGTQCSARVQSLKTKLLL, from the exons ATGAGCCTAAAATACAAACTTGGCAATTACAGGTCAAAACTGCGATCAGCTGGTTGCCATGAAGTTGGTATCAACAAAAAAAGAGGGGGAGATGGTGAAGACCACAGAAAGTCTCTTAAAAAGGCCAAACGAGGAGAGGTTAATTACTTACCGGATCATCCTACAGGCCAGTCTGATGATACTCTGGAGGAGGAAAGACTCATACTGGTAGAGGAACTAAAGAAGAGGAATAAAAATGAGACGCTCATCAGTCAGAAAATGAACCTGACATTTTCACTTCGGCGACAAGAGGTTGTGGAAGTTGGGCCAATGGTGTCTGAGATGCTGGAACGATGGCCTGCCCTGTTTCTTTCAAATGAG ATTGGTTATGAGTTCAAACGCATTACCAATGTGGATCTCCTTGATAAATTCAGATTATCGTTACACCAGCATACACCACAACTTCTGAAGTTGTACAGAGCAAGACAGGGGGCTTTTGGAAAAGAGATGGAAGATCTTCTTAACAGGCTTGATCAACAG ACCTCAAATATTGTGAATCACCGAAAGCAAACAGTTCTGGAAGGTCTCCCATTGTTTCTCCGTGAAGATCcttctgcacttttaaaaaaatgtctg GACACATCgccaatagacagacagaccagaGGGATAAAAATGGGAATTCTGGCGATAACTGAGGATGATGTCGCCTCTAGCGAATTGCCAACCTTTCAAAACTTTGCGATTGTTTTGGAGGAGGCAATTGTTCTGAAGGACATTCCAGACCTTCCATCTGCGGTTTCATACCTGTTTGGCCTTGTCTTTGCCTTGAATTTTGAATACCCCAAAGAATTGAAATATACTTTTGAAGTAATTGAGAAGGTGTTCATGGAAATGGGCACTCAGTGCTCTGCGAGGGTACAGTCCTTAAAAACAAAACTCTTGCTGTGA
- the LOC141280920 gene encoding uncharacterized protein produces MQCKICKFTHSTQDVLLKHTRLRHGGGVNWNCFYENCVCTFKTRSSLKSHLTRIHNRSRKHRENVTFLCDLCDFNEICTEAQFFAHLGRHLQNKETVLCPFQRCTFKTNNRSTFSSHRTRKHKNHTTQDFRLVNKDPREHLDDTETESNDDLEPATSSQDPVERREQDSEIVDVDILERKVAQLFLSMQTVLHISKSAIQKIVEQLNDILDFSKCYAPDTIREILAKHNIVTENDQVVQDITDALFQSNPLFATTSAQGKFATDYRRNLYFREHFELIEPVEYLYERTQKNSYVYVSIAKQLDCLLRHQLVLDKVVFNQESLPGQYKSFQDGRYYKENKLLGERESGIALGLYIDDFEVCNPLGTSRKIHKVTAVYWVILNLTSKCRSSLNLINLAVLGKSDDVRLFGYERFLDPLVKDIKTLEQVGIFVPALQQYVKGTVFCVCADNLGAHGLAGFQESFIVDNFCRFCLISHQQIASTEPGDFQLRTPEQHDSLLKELQNDDQLRSLNGVKRECALSKHLSYFHPITGFPPDVLHDFFEGIVPLELSRCLKDLISKGFISLQELNSRINTFPYKYADRVNKPQKIPKTSFAKGTIGGNGHENWTLLRLLPLMIGSSIPENDPAWEILMHLKDIVELVVSTKFSDETLCYLESKIAEHRNLLAETFPDFSIRPKHHFVDHYPHLIRCFGPLVELWTIRFEAKHSYFKKVVHDTHNFKNVLLSLATKHQQMFAYFLDGHSLFKPQLHVEKLKVVETGSLDATLRAAVTKKYPQQKTISLSSDLCLQGVRYVKDMIISAGQCSGLPEFYRIVSIMVVDNHVSFISDKLSSWYLEHYRSFELVENIHPEIVILDPESLNDLGPLQAYKVAGKLLVSLKVFLLH; encoded by the coding sequence ATGCAATGTAAAATTTGCAAATTTACCCACTCTACTCAAGATGTCCTTCTAAAACACACAAGACTGCGTCATGGAGGAGGAGTAAACTGGAATTGTTTTTATGAAAACTGTGTTTGCACCTTTAAAACCCGAAGTTCACTCAAATCACATCTTACAAGAATACACAACAGAAGTAGAAAACATCGagaaaatgtgacatttttatgTGACTTGTGTGATTTTAACGAGATTTGTACTGAAGCCCAATTCTTTGCTCACCTTGGCAGACATctacaaaataaagaaactgtACTGTGCCCCTTCCAGAGATGCACATTTAAAACCAACAATCGTTCTACCTTTAGCAGTCACagaacaagaaaacataaaaatcaCACAACACAAGATTTCAGATTAGTAAATAAGGACCCTAGAGAACACTTGGATGACACAGAGACCGAGTCAAATGATGATCTTGAACCTGCAACCTCATCACAAGACCCTGTAGAAAGGAGAGAACAGGACTCAGAAATTGTTGATGTTGACATACTTGAACGTAAAGTTGCGCAACTCTTTCTTTCTATGCAAACAGTGTTGCATATTTCTAAAAGTGCAATACAGAAAATAGTGGAACAGTTAAATGATATTTTAGATTTTTCAAAGTGTTATGCTCCTGATACAATTAGGGAGATACTTGCCAAACATAACATTGTAACGGAAAACGATCAGGTTGTGCAAGACATTACAGATGCACTTTTTCAATCAAATCCTCTTTTTGCAACAACTTCCGCACAAGGCAAATTCGCTACAGATTACAGAAGAAATCTGTATTTTCGGGAGCACTTTGAACTGATTGAACCCGTTGAATATTTGTATGAGAGGacacaaaaaaattcttacGTCTATGTTTCCATTGCAAAGCAGCTGGACTGTTTACTTAGACATCAACTGGTTTTGGACAAGGTTGTGTTTAATCAGGAGTCTCTACCTGGCCAATACAAATCTTTTCAGGATGGAAGATACTACAAGGAGAACAAACTTTTAGGTGAAAGAGAAAGTGGCATAGCTTTGGGTTTATATATAGATGACTTTGAAGTCTGCAACCCTCTCGGCACCTCAAGAAAGATTCATAAAGTTACCGCTGTATATTGGGTCATTCTGAATTTGACTTCAAAATGTCGTTCAAGTCTAAATTTAATTAATCTAGCAGTTCTTGGAAAGAGTGATGATGTGCGATTGTTTGGTTATGAGAGGTTCCTTGATCCATTGGTTAAGGATATAAAGACACTGGAACAGGTGGGGATATTTGTCCCGGCTCTACAGCAGTACGTGAAAGGAACTGTGTTTTGTGTCTGTGCCGATAACCTTGGAGCACACGGCCTTGCAGGCTTCCAAGAAAGCTTCATTGTTGACAACTTTTGCAGATTCTGCCTAATAAGTCATCAACAAATTGCAAGCACTGAGCCTGGAGATTTTCAGTTAAGAACTCCAGAACAACATGATTCTCTGTTGAAGGAACTTCAGAATGATGACCAGCTCCGTAGTTtgaatggtgtgaaaagagaATGTGCTCTGAGCAAGCACTTATCATACTTTCATCCAATTACAGGATTTCCTCCAGATGTTTTACACGACTTTTTTGAGGGGATCGTCCCTCTTGAATTGTCTCGATGTCTGAAGGACTTGATTTCAAAAGGATTCATATCACTTCAGGAACTAAATAGTCGTATCAATACATTTCCCTACAAGTATGCAGATCGTGTGAATAAACCACAGAAAATTCCCAAAACAAGCTTTGCAAAAGGAACAATCGGCGGCAACGGACATGAAAATTGGACACTGTTGCGATTACTCCCTCTCATGATTGGCAGCAGTATCCCAGAAAATGACCCTGCGTGGGAGATCTTAATGCACCTCAAAGACATTGTAGAATTGGTTGTATCTACAAAGTTCTCAGATGAGACATTGTGCTATTTGGAGAGTAAAATAGCAGAACATCGTAACTTACTTGCAGAGACTTTTCCTGATTTCAGCATACGACCAAAGCATCACTTTGTTGATCATTATCCACACCTGATCCGTTGCTTTGGGCCATTAGTGGAATTATGGACTATTAGATTTGAGGCAAAGCacagttattttaaaaaagttgtgCATGATACCCATAATTTCAAGAATGTGCTTCTTTCTCTTGCAACAAAGCATCAGCAGATGTTTGCTTATTTTCTGGATGGACACTCTCTCTTCAAGCCACAGTTACATGTTGAGAAACTTAAAGTAGTTGAGACAGGTTCATTAGATGCAACACTGAGGGCAGCAGTCACAAAAAAGTATCCTCAACAGAAAACCATTTCTTTAAGCTCTGATTTATGCCTCCAAGGTGTCCGATATGTCAAGGACATGATCATTTCTGCTGGGCAGTGCAGTGGTTTGCCAGAATTTTATAGGATTGTCAGCATTATGGTTGTTGACAACCATGTGTCATTTATCTCTGACAAACTTTCATCTTGGTATTTGGAACATTACAGGTCCTTCGAGCTTGTTGAAAACATTCATCCAGAGATAGTGATTCTGGATCCTGAGTCTTTGAATGATCTTGGTCCACTGCAAGCATATAAAGTAGCAGGAAAGCTCCTGGTATCTCTGAAAGTCTTTCTTCTACATTAA